The Calypte anna isolate BGI_N300 chromosome 20, bCalAnn1_v1.p, whole genome shotgun sequence genome includes a region encoding these proteins:
- the RBPJL gene encoding recombining binding protein suppressor of hairless-like protein — translation MISDKEEVEMNPQGQTGAVGSADPLTHPDRPPSRSSPSYWVRSNPFQSSLLRDSVRRYLQLPADQKVLILHAKVAQKSYGNEKRFFCPPTLCYLSGPGWKLKQEQIKSRDPGEGSFQVCGYMGLDSMGSSLMETQKLSFEEQPDQKGFGCAKALYISDADKRKHFRLVLKLFFSNGQEIGTFHSKLIKVISKPSQKKQSLKNTDLCISSGSKVSLFNRLRSQTVSTRYLSVEGGAFIASARQWAAFTLHLADERCARSEFPLREGYIRYGSVVQLVCTATGITLPPLIIRKVTKQYAMLDVDEPISQLHKCAFQFQGSDRMYLCLSTEKVIQFQASPCPKETNRELLNDGSCWTIIGTEVVEYTFSESLACIHQPVSPVPLISALQLTGGGDVAMLEVQGEYFHAHLKVWFGDVEAETMYRGPKSLVCVVPDVSAFGSDWRWLRYPITVPLLLIRDDGLIYSSSFTFTYTPEQSFIPGQQILSDVPQDSDKLLDSIHQEFTRTNFHLFMQS, via the exons GGGCGGTGGGGTCCGCAGATCCCCTCACTCACCCGGACCGGCCGCCGAGCCGCTCCTCGCCGAGCTACTGGGTCAG ATCCAACCCATTCCAAAGCTCCCTGCTTCGAGACAGTGTGCGGAGAtacctgcagctgccagcagaccAGAAAGTGCTGATTCTGCATGCCAAAGTTGCACAGAAGTCATATGGCAATGAAAAAAG GTTTTTCTGCCCCCCCACCTTGTGTTACCTGAGCGGGCCAGGATGGAAGCTGAAACAGGAGCAGATAAAAT CCAGGGACCCGGGAGAGGGGAGTTTTCAGGTGTGTGGGTATATGGGGCTGGACAGCATGGGCAGCAGCCTGATGGAGACCCAGAAGCTCAGCTTCGAGGAGCAGCCAGACCAAAAG GGTTTTGGCTGTGCCAAGGCTCTCTACATCTCGGATGCGGACAAGCGCAAGCATTTCCGGCTGGTCCTGAAGCTCTTCTTCAGCAACGGGCAGGAGATTGGCACCTTCCACAGCAAGCTGATCAAGGTCATCTCCAAGCCCTCACAGAAGAAGCAGTCACTGAAGAACACGGACT TGTGCATCTCCTCGGGCTCCAAAGTCTCCCTCTTCAACCGCCTGCGCTCCCAGACCGTCAGCACCCGATACCTCTCTGTGGAGGGAGGAGCATTCATCGCCagtgccaggcagtgggcagcCTTCACCCTCCACCTGG CCGATGAGCGCTGCGCCCGGAGCGAGTTCCCCCTTCGGGAAGGCTACATCCGCTACGGCTCCGTCGTCCAGCTCGTCTGCACGGCCACCGGCATCACCCTGCCTCCCCTG ATCATCCGAAAGGTGACGAAGCAGTATGCCATGCTGGATGTGGATGAGCCCATCTCCCAACTCCACAAATGTGCCTTCCAGTTCCAGGGCAGTGACCGCATGTACCTGTGTCTCTCCACGGAGAAAGTGATCCAGTTCCAg GCATCTCCCTGCCCCAAGGAAACCAACCGGGAGCTGCTGAACGACGGTTCCTGCTGGACCATCATCGGCACTGAGGTGGTGGAGTACACCTTCAGTGAGAGCCTGGCCTGCATCCACCAGCCTGTCAGCCCCGTGCCACTCATTTCTGCCCTGCAG CTCACGGGTGGTGGGGATGTGGCCATGCTGGAGGTCCAGGGCGAGTACTTCCATGCACACCTCAAGGTCTGGTTCGGAGACGTGGAAGCAGAGACCATGTACAG AGGCCCCAAGTCCCTCGTGTGTGTTGTCCCTGATGTCTCTGCCTTTGGCAGTGACTGGAGGTGGCTGCGATACCCCATCACGGTCCCACTCCTCCTGATCAGAGATGATGGACTCATCTACTCCAGCTCATTCACATTCACCTacaccccagagcagagcttcaTCCCGGGGCAGCAGATCCTCTCAGATGTCCCCCAGGACTCGGACAAATTACTTGACAGCATCCATCAGGAGTTCACTAGGACCAACTTCCACCTCTTCATGCAGAGCTAA